Proteins from one Triticum aestivum cultivar Chinese Spring chromosome 7A, IWGSC CS RefSeq v2.1, whole genome shotgun sequence genomic window:
- the LOC123148349 gene encoding transmembrane protein 230: MAARRNIPYSVLPTEDRDEDNIDRRFTYTPKSLRRILSKSIALALFLLFLGSSLLFLSYFIFTGHMEGDSTQVYGLLFLGILAFLPGFYETRVAYYSWRGAPGYTFASIPDY, translated from the exons ATGGCGGCCAGACGCAACATTCCTTATTCTGTTCTTCCTACGGAGGACAGGGATGAGGACAATATTGACCGTCGGTTCACATACACCCCAAAATCCTTGAGGAGGATCCTATCGAAGTCGATTGCCCTAGCATTATTCCTCCTCTTCCTGGGAAGCTCTCTTCTGTTCCTTTCGTATTTTATATTCACAGGTCACATGGAGGGTGATAGCACTCAGGTGTATGGTCTATTGTTCCTGGGTATCCTTGCCTTTCTTCCTG GATTTTATGAGACCCGAGTTGCATACTATTCATGGAGAGGAGCACCAGGGTACACCTTTGCGTCCATTCCAGATTATTAG
- the LOC123148347 gene encoding tryptophan synthase beta chain 2 isoform X1 produces the protein MATALRPPRLPAVPEQASSLHRLPKHRVAVTGRRSFAARAGSYPGNVGVPKQWYNLIADLPVKPPPMLHPGTHQPLNPSDLAPLFPDELIRQELTEERFIDIPDEVRDVYELWRPTPLIRAKRLEKLLGTPAKIYYKYEGTSPAGSHKGNTAVPQAWYNAAAGVKNVVTETGAGQWGSALSFASTLFGLNCEVWQVRASYDQKPYRRLMMETWGAKVHPSPSDVTEAGRRLLAADPSSPGSLGMAISEAVEVAATNADTKYCLGSVLNHVLLHQTVIGEECLEQLAAIGDTPDVVIGCTGGGSNFGGLAFPFMREKLAGRMNPQFRAVEPAACPTLTKGVYAYDYGDTAGLTPLMKMHTLGHDFVPDPIHAGGLRYHGMAPLISHVYELGFMEAMSIQQTECFEAALQFARTEGIIPAPEPTHAIAAAIREALECKRTGEEKVILIAMCGHGHFDLAAYDRYLRGDMIDLSHSSEKLKESLGAIPKV, from the exons ATGGCCACCGCCCTCCGCCCTCCCCGGCTCCCAG CAGTCCCGGAGCAGGCTTCCTCGCTTCATCGCCTACCAAAGCACAGAGTCGCTGTCACCGGGCGTAGGAGCTTCGCCGCCAGGGCCGGCTCGTATCCAGGCAACGTGGGCGTCCCGAAGCAATGGTACAACCTCATCGCCGACCTGCCGGTGAAGCCGCCGCCGATGCTGCACCCGGGGACGCACCAGCCGCTCAACCCCAGCGACTTGGCCCCTCTCTTCCCCGACGAGCTGATCCGGCAGGAGCTCACGGAGGAGCGCTTCATCGACATACCCGACGAGGTCCGGGATGTCTACGAGCTCTGGCGCCCCACGCCGCTGATCAG GGCCAAGAGGCTGGAGAAGCTGCTCGGCACGCCGGCGAAGATCTACTACAAGTACGAAGGCACTAGCCCGGCGGGGTCGCACAAGGGCAACACCGCCGTGCCGCAGGCGTGGTACAACGCCGCGGCGGGGGTCAAGAACGTGGTCACCGAGACCGGCGCCGGCCAGTGGGGCAGCGCGCTCTCCTTCGCCAGCACCCTCTTCGGCCTCAACTGCGAGGTGTGGCAGGTGCGCGCGTCCTACGACCAGAAGCCGTaccggaggctgatgatggagacgTGGGGCGCCAAGGTGCACCCGTCGCCGTCCGACGTGACGGAGGCCGGCAGGAGGCTCCTGGCGGCGGACCCGAGCAGCCCGGGGAGCCTCGGGATGGCCATCTCCGAGGCGGTGGAGGTCGCGGCCACCAACGCCGACACCAAGTACTGCCTCGGCAGCGTGCTCAACCACGTCCTGCTGCACCAGACCGTCATCGGCGAGGAGTGCCTGGAGCAGCTGGCGGCCATCGGCGACACCCCGGACGTCGTCATCGGCTGCACCGGCGGCGGCTCCAACTTCGGCGGGCTCGCCTTCCCCTTCATGCGCGAGAAGCTGGCCGGCAGGATGAACCCGCAGTTCAGGGCCGTGGAGCCCGCCGCGTGCCCCACGCTCACCAAGGGCGTCTACGCCTACGACTACGGCGACACGGCCGGGCTGACGCCGCTGATGAAGATGCACACCCTCGGCCACGACTTCGTCCCCGATCCCATCCATGCAG GTGGGCTTCGCTACCATGGAATGGCGCCTCTTATCTCCCATGTGTATGAGCTCGGGTTCATGGAGGCCATGTCCATACAGCAAACTGAGTGCTTCGAAG CTGCATTACAATTTGCACGGACGGAGGGCATCATCCCGGCGCCGGAGCCGACGCACGCGATCGCGGCGGCGATCAGGGAAGCGCTGGAGTGCAAGAGGACCGGGGAGGAGAAGGTCATCCTCATCGCCATGTGCGGCCACGGCCACTTCGACCTCGCCGCCTACGACCGGTACCTGAGAGGCGACATGATTGATCTCTCACACTCCTCTGAGAAGCTCAAGGAGTCTCTGGGTGCCATTCCCAAAGTTTGA
- the LOC123148347 gene encoding tryptophan synthase beta chain 2 isoform X2: MATALRPPRLPVPEQASSLHRLPKHRVAVTGRRSFAARAGSYPGNVGVPKQWYNLIADLPVKPPPMLHPGTHQPLNPSDLAPLFPDELIRQELTEERFIDIPDEVRDVYELWRPTPLIRAKRLEKLLGTPAKIYYKYEGTSPAGSHKGNTAVPQAWYNAAAGVKNVVTETGAGQWGSALSFASTLFGLNCEVWQVRASYDQKPYRRLMMETWGAKVHPSPSDVTEAGRRLLAADPSSPGSLGMAISEAVEVAATNADTKYCLGSVLNHVLLHQTVIGEECLEQLAAIGDTPDVVIGCTGGGSNFGGLAFPFMREKLAGRMNPQFRAVEPAACPTLTKGVYAYDYGDTAGLTPLMKMHTLGHDFVPDPIHAGGLRYHGMAPLISHVYELGFMEAMSIQQTECFEAALQFARTEGIIPAPEPTHAIAAAIREALECKRTGEEKVILIAMCGHGHFDLAAYDRYLRGDMIDLSHSSEKLKESLGAIPKV, encoded by the exons ATGGCCACCGCCCTCCGCCCTCCCCGGCTCCCAG TCCCGGAGCAGGCTTCCTCGCTTCATCGCCTACCAAAGCACAGAGTCGCTGTCACCGGGCGTAGGAGCTTCGCCGCCAGGGCCGGCTCGTATCCAGGCAACGTGGGCGTCCCGAAGCAATGGTACAACCTCATCGCCGACCTGCCGGTGAAGCCGCCGCCGATGCTGCACCCGGGGACGCACCAGCCGCTCAACCCCAGCGACTTGGCCCCTCTCTTCCCCGACGAGCTGATCCGGCAGGAGCTCACGGAGGAGCGCTTCATCGACATACCCGACGAGGTCCGGGATGTCTACGAGCTCTGGCGCCCCACGCCGCTGATCAG GGCCAAGAGGCTGGAGAAGCTGCTCGGCACGCCGGCGAAGATCTACTACAAGTACGAAGGCACTAGCCCGGCGGGGTCGCACAAGGGCAACACCGCCGTGCCGCAGGCGTGGTACAACGCCGCGGCGGGGGTCAAGAACGTGGTCACCGAGACCGGCGCCGGCCAGTGGGGCAGCGCGCTCTCCTTCGCCAGCACCCTCTTCGGCCTCAACTGCGAGGTGTGGCAGGTGCGCGCGTCCTACGACCAGAAGCCGTaccggaggctgatgatggagacgTGGGGCGCCAAGGTGCACCCGTCGCCGTCCGACGTGACGGAGGCCGGCAGGAGGCTCCTGGCGGCGGACCCGAGCAGCCCGGGGAGCCTCGGGATGGCCATCTCCGAGGCGGTGGAGGTCGCGGCCACCAACGCCGACACCAAGTACTGCCTCGGCAGCGTGCTCAACCACGTCCTGCTGCACCAGACCGTCATCGGCGAGGAGTGCCTGGAGCAGCTGGCGGCCATCGGCGACACCCCGGACGTCGTCATCGGCTGCACCGGCGGCGGCTCCAACTTCGGCGGGCTCGCCTTCCCCTTCATGCGCGAGAAGCTGGCCGGCAGGATGAACCCGCAGTTCAGGGCCGTGGAGCCCGCCGCGTGCCCCACGCTCACCAAGGGCGTCTACGCCTACGACTACGGCGACACGGCCGGGCTGACGCCGCTGATGAAGATGCACACCCTCGGCCACGACTTCGTCCCCGATCCCATCCATGCAG GTGGGCTTCGCTACCATGGAATGGCGCCTCTTATCTCCCATGTGTATGAGCTCGGGTTCATGGAGGCCATGTCCATACAGCAAACTGAGTGCTTCGAAG CTGCATTACAATTTGCACGGACGGAGGGCATCATCCCGGCGCCGGAGCCGACGCACGCGATCGCGGCGGCGATCAGGGAAGCGCTGGAGTGCAAGAGGACCGGGGAGGAGAAGGTCATCCTCATCGCCATGTGCGGCCACGGCCACTTCGACCTCGCCGCCTACGACCGGTACCTGAGAGGCGACATGATTGATCTCTCACACTCCTCTGAGAAGCTCAAGGAGTCTCTGGGTGCCATTCCCAAAGTTTGA
- the LOC123148350 gene encoding UPF0690 protein C1orf52 homolog isoform X1, with amino-acid sequence MKRAAPSEEPVELSSGDDLSSDSDDEAGNGKGENSFRLPMSSKSTAPAKASMLKKKKPGGVDFSALSRHGYRGGPSILTVAPPKVEPNWTWSTGKDRNEKEVLTESFEERERTRAAVTEGEKLIGVMNPQPRQTEKEKDAASFSQKEKRKRDRGQASRGKNYVEEEKRLLRGSGVYSGFDT; translated from the exons ATGAAGAGGGCCGCGCCGTCGGAGGAGCCGGTGGAGCTCTCTTCGGGCGACGACCTGAGCTCGGATTCCGACGATGAGGCCGGGAACGGGAAAGGCGAGAACTCCTTCCGGCTGCCCATGTCCTCCAAATCTACAGCTCCAGCAAAAG CATCTATGTTGAAGAAGAAGAAACCTGGTGGTGTGGATTTCAGTGCTTTGAGCCGGCACGGGTATCGTGGCGGACCATCTATACTGACAGTTGCTCCTCCAAAGGTTGAACCTAACTGGACTTGGTCCACTGGGAAAGATCGCAACGAGAAGGAAGTTCTAACCGAGTCTTTTGAAGAGCGGGAACGCACAAGGGCTGCAGTAACTGAAGGAGAGAAGCTTATCGGTGTGATGAACCCCCAACCAAGGCAGACCGAGAAAGAGAAGGATGCTGCTTCATTCTCACAGAAGGAGAAGCGGAAGAGAGACCGCGGGCAGGCCAGCAGGGGGAAGAACTACGTTGAGGAGGAGAAGCGGCTCCTGAGGGGGAGTGGTGTCTACTCTGGCTTCGATACTTGA
- the LOC123148350 gene encoding protein RDM1 isoform X2, with translation MKRAAPSEEPVELSSGDDLSSDSDDEAGNGKGENSFRLPMSSKSTAPAKGALIRRAEMYQEYMKHIPIPDHCSSLIPSTSWLGLGRSVKQLYEQPLHYLTNILLRQWDQQRVGSDNEHQPLDAIIHPMKAQALIWATEEVHRLTTSSDHLEKLWAKDPMYHANIDPVFPSLKLH, from the exons ATGAAGAGGGCCGCGCCGTCGGAGGAGCCGGTGGAGCTCTCTTCGGGCGACGACCTGAGCTCGGATTCCGACGATGAGGCCGGGAACGGGAAAGGCGAGAACTCCTTCCGGCTGCCCATGTCCTCCAAATCTACAGCTCCAGCAAAAG GTGCATTGATCAGGAGGGCTGAAATGTATCAAGAGTACATGAAGCACATCCCAATTCCTGATCACTGCAGCTCCTTGATCCCATCCACATCATGGCTGGGACTCGGAAGATCGGTGAAGCAGTTGTACGAGCAGCCCTTGCATTACCTCACCAACATCCTCTTGAGACAGTGGGATCAACAGAGGGTTGGGAGCGATAATGAGCACCAGCCTCTGGATGCTATCATTCACCCTATGAAAGCTCAGGCCCTCATTTGGGCCACTGAAGAAGTCCATAGGCTGACCACCTCTAGTGACCACTTAGAGAAGCTCTGGGCCAAAGACCCCATGTATCATGCTAACATAGATCCAGTGTTCCCTTCCCTAAAGTTGCATTAG